AGATGCTCttgtactaattttttttttactgtgtgcaCATACTCCTTCACTCCCCTCCtcaaaacgtgtgtgtgtgtgtgtgtgtatgtgtgtgtgtgtactattCTACAAAGGAAAGAATCCACATAAAAGAGACTTAccactgactttttctttttttcactttctctatctttatctacaaaagaaaagaaatcaatttttaaaCTCAGTTTTAAATAGCTCACTCTTCTTTGTCCTACTTTTCTAAACCACCAGTTTTTATGCTTGCTCCCTGAGCTAAAAATGTTTTCCAGTAACACCTGGGCCGCTCCTTAGGTGGATGAAGGCACTCACACCGCCGTCTACCTGCGTGTGACACTGCAACTGCTGTCTGGGTCCTGGTGGCACATCTAGGCCCCAGTTGTGCTCCGCTTTGCTCACTTAGTGTACTATGCTTTCCATTTtccaagtattttatatttatgaccCTCCCTGATGGGTGTCCCCCTAGTTAAACCAGAGTGGCCTCCACTCTAGCGCACGGGTAAGAGTGGGCAACGGGCATTGGTTTCAGCCCAGGAACTCGGGTTTCtcctgcaggcccagggctgacaTCGCGGCCCACACACCCTACAGGTAGTTCTCAGGTGCCGGTGAACAGCCTGAGGCCAAAGAACGCCAGAATTTGGCTATAACGAGGGCTCCTATTTCTGAAGGGAAGGGTCTCCACCACCTGTGCACTAGAGGCTGGTGAATTGTAGCTCCCAGCCCGGAACTCCCCCAAGGCCAAAAGGATGGGGCCAAGAGTAGGACGAGGACCTGTGGAGAGGAGGGTTCTTTCCGCTCTTTAAAGGGTTTCCCAACCCCGAACAAGAGATGGGTCGGAACCCCACCCGCTCCCTGCCGGCTCGTGCCTGGGGCACCAGCTAAGGACCGCCCGCCCCTCCCTCAAGCCGCTAGGAGGAAATCCGGCGCCTGGGAGGAGTTTCGGGTTTAGGCCAGTACTGCTAGCCGAGAGCAGGGAGGGGGGCTGATGGCCGCTGAGCGCCGAGGCGCGGGCCACATCCGGGACGCCAGCGAGGGGAACCGAGAGACGCGTTACCCAGCGGCCAGGCCCAACGCTGCGCCCCCCGGGGCCCCGGGCCCGAGACGGGGTTCCCGGACCCGTTACAACGTAGCGCCTGGCCCGCCCAGCTCCGCAGAGGCCGCAGCAGCATGGCCCGGCGGGCGGATGCGGCGGGCCCGGCTTCCTTCCTGCGCGAGTCGGCGCGAGTCGGCGCGAGGGCGGCCCGGAGACTGGCGCATCCTCGGCGCTCCGCCTCTAGCCCGGCGCCCGCCCCGCCGGCCCTCTCTTAAAGAGACTCCGTCGCATTTCACCTTTGGGAGAAGGTGAGGGGTTTGCCATTTGTAGCCTGGAAATCGTCCCGCTAACGGGCGCTGGCAGAATGAACTCATGACTTGGCAAGGCTCGGGAATGGGTGGCCAAAAATACCTGCGACTGATTGGTTGATTAATTATTGGAGATTATTTAACTGAGCACCTGTTGAATCCAGGCACCTGGCACATACTCACAGTGTCACTTATTCTTCCCAAAAACCGTGCAAGTGAATATTGTCAATCCCATTCTCTGAGCTGAGCTGATCCTCAGAAACGTAAGTAACTTGTTAAAAGTGATCAGAAGCATTCATTAAGGGGTGGAACTGGAATTCGAGAAGCTGCCTTGCTTCACAGCCAGCACTCTCTCCTCTGAACTTTGACATTTTGAAGGTCTGGACTGTAAATACACTAGATCTTTcaggaagttattttaaaaacaagacaacaagCCCAAAATGGAATCGCATATGCTAAGCCTCACTCACCAAACCAAGACAATTATAGTTTTGTCTAttccagaaatggaatcttaaccAATCATTCAGGCAAGACCTGATCAGCACTAGTTAATTAATCTGCCTGATAGACCCCCCCCCATACCTCTGAAGGAAAGTAATCTTGCAATAACTAACTGGCAGTTTTGCCTAGTATAATTTCCTTGTTCCCGCTCCTGCCTAtgaaagtctttcattttgtacagctcctcagagctATTTTGTATCTGCTAGAGTGGATGCTGCCTGATCTGAAtcgatttttttttcagacaaaaatcttaaaaattttaatatgacttagtttatcttttaacaaagGCACAATTAATATTCCCACTGGAAAGATAACTAGGGGATGGGGAGAAGCCTGTAAGTCTCATCCATGGTCCGGTAGCAAAAATTCAGCACAAGTGTGAGGCAGATGGGGAACCTAAGCTGTGTGTTAAAGAGCAGAGACAGTGTGTGCATCCCCACCGTGATGCTCAGGCGGCGGGGTTTCCCACTTCTCCAAAGAATAGGAGCTActaccactatggaaaatagtatggagattcctcaaaaaactaaaaattgaactaccatatgatccagcaattccaatctgggcatatatcttgagaaaactctaattcaaaaagatacatgcaccctagtgttcacagaagcactatttgcaatagccaagacttggaagcaacataagtgtctatcgacagatgattggataaagaagtcatgagatagatagacagacaaacagacaatagaatactactcagccataaaaaagaatgaaatcccattttcagcaacatcgatggacctagatattattgtattaagtgaactaagtcagacagagaaagacaaatatgtgatatcatttatatgtggaatctaaaaaaaatgacacaaacttctttacaaaacagaaacagactcacagacattgaaaacaaacttgtggttaccaaaggggaaaggagggggagggataaaataggagttcaggataagcagatacaaactactatatacaaaatagataaacaacaaagtcccactgtatagcacagggaactatatccaatagcttgtaataacctacaatgaaaaagaatgtatatatgtacatatgtatttgtaactgaatcactatgttgtacaccagaaatacagcactgtaaatcaactaggtttcaattaaaaagaaaaagaataggagCTGCTAGCACCCATCTCTTGGGCAGGGAAAAGGAAGTTATTTTCGAGACGGTTCACTCAGCCTCTAGATCTGTAACCGGAAAGCCACAACCACATCTTGTACTTCATGTAATATCTGCTACAGCCCTAGCACAGGGCAAGTGTACCCTCTATAAACAAAGTTCAGGATTAGGTTCAACATTTTTGGAGTCACTTGGGATGAGGTTGTTGGAGGTACCTGCCGATCAGAGTTGACTAAATTAAATGAACTCAAGCTGAGATGGGTAGGACCCTCAGTGGTCTGAATGGACTGGGGTGATGGCCAAATTATCCAAGACAGAATTTAAATCACATAAAAGGAGCCACACATACTTCACATCCCTAAAAAGAAAGGCTCAAAGATGATGGAGCATCATAGGAGCACTTGCGAAAAACACGAACTGAATTGAGTATTTGAAGGCCCCAGGTCGTTCTAGGGAAGAACCAGCACCAGTGggaggcaaaaacaaaaacatgcagAACAAACAGGCTCACAAACCCAGACTGTGATACGCAGGGGGCAGGAATAGGGAGGGTATGAGGCCCAAACCACTCGTTCAGACTACACATTCTACATGtactatgtgccagaccctgGGCACCCTGCACGGAGAGCAGACAGGCAAGCCCCTGCTCTTGTGCAATTTACATTCTTAAGGTATCTATGTATCACCTAGTGATAAATGCTATGAGGAGAGGGTGATGGTGGCTCCTCTAGACAGAGTGACCAAGGGAAATCCTCCCTAAAGTGGTGGTACTGGAGATGTCCATAGTTTGGGGTGGCAGAACCCGCTTCTTCACCCCACCTGCCACCTCACcgcaccaccccctcccctccccgctccaGGGCttcctgacaaaaaaaaaaaaactcctgtgGAGAGCTGGACAGCAGCAGTCCTGGGTCCATGGCAGGGCGGGGCGTTGCTAACAGCGGGCTGGCCTTCGTGGCGGCCCTCTAGATCTGTGAAAATGCACCGGGAAACCCCAGCAGCCCGCAGAGCCAGAGCAGCCGTCTGGCGGTTTCGGGAAGGCGCATGCGCATGCGCGCGGGCCAGGGTGATGTGTGCATGCGCGCGCGAGGGCGAAGAAACCTAGAAGAGCAGCGCGCGGCGGTGAGGCGGTTGCAGTATCCGCGCGAGGCCCGGCGGAGTGGTGCACTGCGAAGGGGGACTGATGGGCAAGTGCTGCTGCTGGGTCTGCAGGCGCAATGCCGACTCTGAAGCAGAAACCGAAGCAGCGCCCTTTCTGCTTCAGCGTGAAAGGCCACGTGAAGATACTGCGGCTGGTGAGGGCGGGGCCGCGGGGTTGGGGGACCATGTACCAGAGTGCTCACGGGCCCGGGAGATTGGGCGGCAAAGAACGGAGAGCAACGCCCTGTCCTCTCTTTCAACCTTGCTTTTATCAAAGCCTCCCTAGAGGCAAGGCAATTCGCTCTGCGCCCTGGAGGTAGAAGAGAAATAAGGCACTGTCCTCCCTATCAGGGGGGCTATGGACACACTCCTAAAACAAAATCAGCATAGTTACATGAATGGACCCACACACCGGGTAGCCAGGTTACCATGTGAGGCAGCTGCAGTTGTACCACTCAGATGCCAAAAAATAAAGACGGAGGGGTTTCAGTGCTGTTTACTTAACTGTAACACAGAAATTTGACGTTAGCAAGGACCAGGATGCTACAGTCCAGAGCAAGGACGATGGGTCTGTGGTTTCTGGGGCATCAGACATGCCAGGAGCATTGCAGCCAAATGTGGACAGAGGTTTGGAGAGAATGAATCATCAATTGGAGGAAGGCCACCTGGCTAGTTAGAGAAGTGGAAATTATCATAGGAGACTATGTTGAAGGAATTCAAATACTTTTCAAGTTTTAAAGAGGTGACATATAGGGGAGGGGTGGAAATAGTTAAAAGTTACAAGGAAACAGTTCCGCATAATATGAGGAAGAATTTTCTATCGGGAACGTTCCCAAAATTAAGTGGCCACTTGAGAAGGCAGTACATTTCCAGAGAGCAGAGGTAATAGGCCCAGATGAGCACTTAGTGAGCATGTTGTAATGACAATTCCAACTTCAGGTGAGTGGGTAGAACAAATGGCATGCAAGGTCCTTCCCACACCAAAGGCTgtgattctgagaaataactatAACATAGCGCAAGTCAGAATGCAAACGAGAAGTTTAGAAAACTATTCCAGAGGTCAAAGGATGGAGAGATTACCTTGGGTTGGGAGTAAATAATCAGGGTTGAGAGTCTGGGAGTTTATGCCAGGTACTGAAAGCTCTGGAACACTGGAGGAGGAACAGGATTTTGTgagaaagttttcatttttgacACATTAATTCCCTCAACAAACATTTCCAGTTTTTAATGTATTCCCAGCACTGTGTTAGAACCTGAAACAACAAAGACACTCAAGGCAAAAGTCCGTGACTCCTGGAGTCCTTCATtttagagagacagacacacgAGCAGAAAGCTACGATATGTGATAAGATGAAGGTAGGGCACAGAGTGAGGCATCTAACGGAGGACAAGATAAAGGGAGGTGTCCAGAAACTTCCCAGGGGAACCTTGGATAGGGCTTAAGGGACAGCCACCTGAGCAAAGacaaggaggcaaaaaaaaaaaaaaagcatgatttatgCAACAAACCATAAGAAGTTGAgtgttgtcttatttttttcattcaacagatatttattgaaagcctaccatgtgccaggcactgttccaggctgTTGGGAGATAcagggaacaaaacaaagatccctgtcctcatggagtttacatatTAGGGTGGGAGGGCAGGAAAGACAAACAATagacacaataaataaataaatggtgtcATATTCTAGAAGGGGGCAGGTGCTgtgggacaagagaaaaggaaaagccaGGTAAGGAGAGGAAGGCTTAGAGAGGAGGGTTGCAGGTGGCAGGAACAGAGTGGTCAGGTTAGGCCTTGTTGAGATGACATCTGGGCAAAGAGCTGAGTGAGATGAAGGAGTTGGCTATGAGAACATCTGACAGAAGAGTGTTTAAGACAAGGGAAAATCCAGTACAGTGGCCCTATGGCAGGAATGTACCTAAAGGGTTGAAGGAAAAGCAAGGAAAACAGTATAGCCGGAGTGGAGTGACATGGGGACACTGGGAGATGAAGAAGGTTTTGAATAACATATGTgatctaacatttaaaaaaaaaaaaacccatccgCTGCTATGTTGACAATAGATTGGTGGTGAGGGCAGAAGGGGACAGCTGCACAGGCAAGGACAGAAAAAACAGAGACCAGTTAGAGCTACTGCAGTAATCTGGACAAGAGATGATAGTGACTCAGACCAGGGTGTTAGCAGAGTAAGTTATGAGAAATGATCACATTCGGGATATATTCTGGAAGTAGCCCCAATAAGATTTGCCGGTGTGCCAGATGTGGTGTGAGAAAAAGAGGGGAGTCCAAGATAATGCCAAAGTTTTTGACCTAAGCAGCTGGGAGAATGGAGTTCACTGAAAGCCTGGGGGTGAAGCAAATGTAGGCAGAAGATCAGAAGTTCAGTTTTGGATTTCATTGTTAGATTAGAGATATCTACTAGACATCCAAGTGGCTATACTGAATAGGCATTTGGAATATACAAGACTGGATTTCAGGAGAGAGATGGGCACTTCAGAAATAGAGGTATTTAAAGTCACAAGACTGATGAGATCGTCAAGGGGTGAGTGTAGACAGAGTGGAGAAGAGGACCATGGATCGAGCCCTGGAATACTTGGACATTAAGAGgttggggagaggaggcagcactAGAAAAGAAGAATGAGAGAGAGCAGTTAGGGAGGAGAAACCAAGAGTATGGTGTCCTAGAAGCCAAGTGAAGAAACTTTCTCAAGGGAATGATCAACTCTGTCAAATACTAATGATAGTTCAAGTAAGATGAGGACTGAGATTTGAACACTGGAATTATCCTGTGGATAAACTGTGAACAACTCTTTGTGAGAGAAATAGACAGGAACTGAATCACAAAAGACTTTGAATACCACAGTGAAGGTAGGCTCTATTCTAAAGACCATGGGGAACCATTGAAGGGTTTTAAATAGATGGAAAGATGCACACATTTTCATTTTAGGAATTTTACTGTAGTATCTTTGTCATGGTAGTTCAGGGGAAAGATACTGAGGGACAGTAGCTGTAGGGATGAAGTGGATACCCAAAATGATTAGGCATTAAGTCGTCAGGACTTCATGATTGATCAGTTGTGGGGAGTGAGTAGGAGCAGCGATCTTAGGTTTCTAGGCAGGTGAAAAGATGGATGGTGGTATCTTTATAATTATTACCAATTAAGATGGTGAATACAGGAGGAAGGGGCAAGGTGAGACCAGTTTTGGACATGGTGAATTGAAGGTTCCTGTAGGTTTGATTCAGATATTCTAAATGGCAACAGCAGTGTGAGATGTTGAGGGCTGACGTGGGACAGAGACCCAGATTTGCTGAGTGGGTTGTGGACAGAATCTAAAGGAATACCAGTGATGGGTAAAAGGAAAGCCCACCAAGAGAGAATAGTTTCAGAGGTATAAGAACTAGGAAAGGTGACATGGGAGCCAAAGGAGGAAAAAGATAGCCAACGTCAAACAGGTCACAGGGGTCCAGTAGGATAAGGACTGAAAAATGTTCATTAAATTCAGTAATTTTGAAATCATTGATCTTGGCAAAAGCATCGAGTGGTGAAGAAATGTTCGAGTTGTTAGTGGGATAtttaaaagagaacagaaaacaaaagccaGAAGTTAGGAAAGATATGagagctgcaggtgtgactgAAATTATGGGAACTGTTAAGAAAATAGACTAACCACCAATGCCCAATAACATGGTGACGAATTCCAAGGTTACAGAGGTTGGGGACTGAAAAAGTGGCCCTTGATTTCATAACCCATGAGCTCAAGATCTTGGTTCTGTAGAGTAAATGAAGTGGTTTGAAATGACATGTAgtaatatatagtaatatatattacagtaatatataatatatatataatataatagtaAATATACTAATTATAAAGAATGAGTTATTTAGTAACTAGCTATGTTTGCTACGTAAGCAAACTGACCAATTTAGAAATCTAAAGGTAAGCTATTTTTATACTAGTAAAGTAACTGAAAGAATTATGAATAAGTAGCCTACAGAGATATAAGGTTTAAAAGAGTATGTGGATGCTACCAGCTGCCAGACTGATCCTTAAAGTCCAAGCAGGGAAGACTCTTGACAAAACCGTTCTCCAAGAATACAGAGACTCTCGATAGAGCCGTAGCTCCTAAGAACATTGTGACATTGACAGACTCCCAGGAACCTGCCGGCCTATTTTCTCCCTTAAATCACTTAacatttctgtgttctaaatcttCATTTGGAAATGAGTACACTGGATTACATTAATTATCTTCACaggttttttcacttaaaatttctGTTAATTCTGATTGCATGTATTTAGATAAGAGGAAGTGTGTTTAAAAGTGAAGCATCAGAAttgtcgggtttttttttttttccttttcttctccacagggttcttcagagaatttttttctctgacaAGTTGTTTTAAACTTTCCTCCCCAAGCGTTTTTCATGGCAACATTCTAAGTTTAAATTTGACAGCAGATTCCAGATTGTTAAGAGGTAAAGCATGATGAGTGGATGATAAGCAGTTACAGCAGCCAGTATACAGACTTTTTGAGAAGCATTATAGGGTGAAGTAGAAAATGAGAATTTCTGTGGGGAGTGGGATGAAAGGAAGGTGTGTATGTTTTAAGAGAAGATAACAGGTATGTTTATAGGAAGATGAGGAAAGGAGTTGGTGGAGGAGAAAAGATTGAAGGTATGGGAGGGAAAATGAGGTATTTAGTGGGAAAAGATCAAGTGAGCAGATGAGGGAAGTGATGGTATTAGGTATACAAGTGGAAAAAAACAGAGGGATACGGAGTTCTCTAGAACACAAAGAGAGGTTGACATCTGTACACTGTAGTCACAGCTCTTTTAGATGAGTGTGTATATGGCAGAAACCcgtttttttagttattttagaaatgattggggaggagggtatagctcagtggtaagagtgcacacttagcatgcacgaggtcctgggttcaatcccaagcacctccattaaataaagaaatacacctgattacccccccaaaacaaataatttttttaaaaaagaaatgatcttTTTTACAGTTTAAACTTGTATTCAATAATCCCTAAATAAAtcataggttttttttcccctataggtGCTAACTGTGACATCTATGACCTTTTTTATCATCGCACAAGCCCCAGAGCCATACATCGTCATCACTGGATTTGAAGTcaccattattttcttttttatagttttatatacaGTCAGACTTGATCGATTAGTTAACTGTGTATTTTGGCCTTTGCTTGTAAGTGTTCAGTTTCAtcgttaaaattattttttcctgccatagttaaacattttaataaactttGTTCTTTAGTTTCCTTCTGCCTTTAAGGAATCTCTGACAGGCTTAGGAAGGAGGAGCTCTAGCCACTGCTAATGTGCTCTGTCTTGTCCCCGGAGGAGACTCTCAGGGCACCAGGGCAATCACAGAGCACAAGTTCTCCTCTGAGCTCCATCTATCAGTAGATGTGGCTGGCTCTGGTGTTAGGAGAATTCACTTAGGTGTAGATctccaaaagaaatttaaatttaagatgGTGGTCGATAAAATTATTGAGCATTCTttatctttacttcctttttaaatGCACGTTGATAAAGCCTCAGAATTGGGGAATAGAGATGGAGGCAGATATACAAGTGTCTAAGCGCACACATCCCTAATCACTAAAtggaaaatcaaaataatttgaGAGGCTGAATAAAGCACAACATTATCCTACTTAAAAATGTCTGTAATCATTAATGCTAAATAATTTTTAACTCATCTTGCAGAACCTTACTTAGTAGCATATGGACTTTGCCTGCCATACTCATAGCATTAGGAATAAACTGCCTAGTGGAATGCCCAAATGGTTCTGGAAACCCTCCAAATAGGCAAGTTGAAGATAGTAGCTAAAGGGTACTTGGCCCTTCAGCCTGGACTGTAAGCTGGTTCTAGGGAAAACTGAGTGACTTCACCTCTCCTCTTTCAAGTCTTACCCTCAGAATCCTATCTAATCCTATCTAAGGTCTCCTTTCTAAGACCCCCCTGCTGCCCTGCCGCCCTTTGGCTGGACTGATGGCTGCACTGGTCTCATCATCTTGGAGTCCATAGTGCTGATATCCAAGCTGATAAGCTGTATTAAGGAGAGAGGACTTTAGAGCTACTCTCAGACCCTAAGCATGCCTTACAGTGGTGACTTCCAGAACCGCCTTTGAAGGCCAGTGATGAGCATTTTGGGCTAATCACGAGCTAAGAAAGTCCCCAAAGTGGAAAGCTGGGAAATAGGATCTTCGTAGCACTCTCCAAACTTCTCGGTCTACGCTTCAGAGCTGGGCCTGACGGGAGGGAGGGTTAGGAGAAGAGATTACAAAGCCTCCCTCAGTTGGCCCTCAGTGATTGCAGCATCATTTGGTGGCAGAAAGGACTAAGCTCAGTTATTCCGAGGATTTCTTCAAGGAGATGAGGAACAGGGTCCACATCCTCTTAATCCCGTACTCAAAAAGTTGTATAGTTACTCTTCACACTCTGCTTTCCCAAGGTCAATAAAACTAACCcattttagcatttatttttctccaaattgTAATAATTCTCTGGAGCTTCCTACATGTCCCAGTGATAAACTTGGAGTCCTGTTTAAGAGGACACACCGAGAGGGAGCGTAGCCATGTGCGGCATACTGAGAGTCGTCTCCAGATCTCTGAGGATCAAACCTGGTTGATAATATACTCTTACAAATGGTGTGACATGGTCAACTAAGTTATTCCTCCATCATGAAACCCAGATTCCTCTCTGCTCTGGGTCTCATgaaatcatttattcaacaaatgttgagtatctgctaatcccagattcTGTAATAGGTTCTttgataaaacaaaacacaaatcttGCACCTGAGAGATTTTCAGTGTAGCCAGGAAGCAAGATAGACGGGCAATTCAGTGTAACAGGTGCTGTGACAGATGCATACCACGATGGTGTGGAGGCGCCTAGCCAGGGAAGGGGACCAAAATTATGCCTGCATTGAGGATGGAAAGTAGTTAGTCGACTGACACGGGGATGGGAGGGCTTGCCCCACACAGGGATCAGCATATGTGAGGGTCTGGGGGAGAAAGCTTGACCCTCAAGGACCACAGGTAGTTCTGAATGGCTGTGACGAGAGGGGGCCAGAGTGGAGGTGTGAGAGGCAGTAAGAGGTCAGAGCATGCGAGGTTGTGTGTGCCCTGGGTTTTAACCCAAATGCCATTGGAAGCTTTGGGAGATTTTTAATTAGGAGAGTGATATGATTAGTTTACATTATAGGAGATTGCTGAGTAGCAGTGTCAATAATGGCTTGAGGAGGAACAAAACAGAATTAGGTCTCAGAGACCATCTGTTATCATAATCCAGGCATGAAACATAAGAAAGTCCTGAATGAAGGTTAAAAGGGTAGCTGGAGAGAAAGGAGGTGTTCATGAGATTTGATGGGTGTGGATAAGAGGAAAATCAAGGGTACCTGCTATTTAAATAACTATCTTAAGAGGATAATGAGACAGGAAGTATAGGAGGAAGCATAGGTTTAAGGCTGGGCCAAGTGCAGTTGGTGAAATACTAGGTCTTAGTTGCTTATGGGATTCAGATGGACATGTTCAGATCTGAAGGAGAGAGGGG
This genomic interval from Vicugna pacos chromosome 9, VicPac4, whole genome shotgun sequence contains the following:
- the CKLF gene encoding chemokine-like factor isoform X1 translates to MPTLKQKPKQRPFCFSVKGHVKILRLVLTVTSMTFFIIAQAPEPYIVITGFEVTIIFFFIVLYTVRLDRLVNCVFWPLLDVINSMVAAVFMILISMLALIPETTTYIVIGGVFGLAASVFCIADGALIYRKLLFNPSGPYQKTAVHDRF